In Sphingomonas sp. KC8, the sequence GCCTTCTTGTCGTCGAGCGGCTGGCGATCTTCTTCGACCGCGTAAAGATTGCGGAAGGCGATCGCGATGTCGGTGACGCCAGCATCGGCCAGACGGCGCACGTCATCCACGCCGAGCATCGAGCCCATCGCGGTGGTGAAGATGCGGTACGGCTTGTTCTGGGTGCCGAGTTCGGCGCGATAAGCGGCCAGCTTTTCCAGCAGCGGCTGGGTCTGTTCGAACGTGCCGCCGGCGCACAGCCAGCCATCATGTTTCGCCGCGCGCTTGAGCGCCGCATCCGAATGGCCGCCGATCAGGATTGGCAGCGGCTTCGACGGAACCGGGTTCAGCTTGACCGAGGCGATGTCGTAAAATTCGCCCTTGAAGCTGTAATAGCCGCCATTGGTGAGGCCGCGGACAATTTCGAGGCATTCGTCGAAACGCTTGCCACGCTTGGCGAAATCGACGCCCATCACGGCATAATCTTCTTCCCAGACGGAAAGGCCGACGCCGAAATTGAAGCGGTTGTTGGTGATCGCCGCCACCGAGGCTGCGAGCTTTGCCGAATAAAGCGGCGGACGGACCGGGAGCTTGACGACGTTGGTCGTCATTTCAAGCGTCGTCGTCGACGCGCCGATCGCGGTGGCGAGGATGAAGCTTTCGATGAAGGGCTTGTTTTCCAGAAACTCGCGCCCGCCATCTTCGGTGTAGGAATATTTGGCGTCGGTGCTTTCCGGATAGATCAGGCTGTCCGGGATCATATAGCCGGCATAGCCATGCGCTTCGGCGTCCTGCGCCAGCGGCACGAGATTTTCGAAAGGCGTCATCGATTCGGCGTGGTGGAAACGCATATGCCGGCTCCTCATCCTGTCTTGTGGGTCGACAGGCGGCCTAGCCGATCGTTGGACTGGAGGCCAGAATCTCAATCGGGCCGGATTTACCAGAACGGACGCACCCCGGCTGCAATCAGCGGATCTGATCCCAGGCGGTGGCGACATCGGCGATGATGCCGCGCGCATCATCCAGCGGCGTGACATCCCGATCGCGCACGGCCAGCCCGACCAGCCGGCCCGTTTCGGCATAGAGCGTGGCGAGCAGGCCCGCGACATCCCCGCCCTTGTCATGATCCAGC encodes:
- a CDS encoding LLM class flavin-dependent oxidoreductase translates to MRFHHAESMTPFENLVPLAQDAEAHGYAGYMIPDSLIYPESTDAKYSYTEDGGREFLENKPFIESFILATAIGASTTTLEMTTNVVKLPVRPPLYSAKLAASVAAITNNRFNFGVGLSVWEEDYAVMGVDFAKRGKRFDECLEIVRGLTNGGYYSFKGEFYDIASVKLNPVPSKPLPILIGGHSDAALKRAAKHDGWLCAGGTFEQTQPLLEKLAAYRAELGTQNKPYRIFTTAMGSMLGVDDVRRLADAGVTDIAIAFRNLYAVEEDRQPLDDKKADLRRFADAVIAKFK